The following nucleotide sequence is from Gemmatimonadaceae bacterium.
CACGCCGGTGCGGCGAGCGTCAACGCCGTCCTCGAGATCGTCGAGCACTACGAGATTGCCTTTCCGCGTTTCGAGACGATTAGGCGTGAGCTCTCGGAGAAGCACCGAGAGTTGCTGGCAGCGCAGACCGCTCTATGGAACGCGATCATGATGTTCCTTCCGTTTGCAGATGCCACGACCGGCACGAAGGTAGGTCCTCTTGGATTCCCGACCGAGATCCAGTTGGCGGAGTTCGGATCTTTGCACACCAAGTACCAGGATGTCTGCAATGATATCTCCGGATACATGATCGACCTGCAGATTGAAGCGCAGAATGAACTCCTGGGAGAGCTATTCGGGCGTACGGTCCCCCCGCGCAGTCCGCTGGACCCGGTGCACCAAGTCCTCGCACGCGATCCTTCGGAGGTCAAACAGCGTCCCCCTGGGCGACTCATCTAGCACTCGACGCCCTAACGGCGCTTGGTGCAGCCGGCCGTGCTTCGGAAGCGCGAGCGGGGACACCGCTGAGTGGATGGGCTGGTCAGCAGTGGCCCCGCTCTCACAGTTTATTGGAACGGCCGCAGCACAAGCCATCGTTAGGCAACTTAAAACCATCAGATCGAATGAAGAAGAATGGCATCTTCCGATGGATGGCGACCGGCTCGGGCTTCCTAGAGCGCGCCCGTGTTTCACTTCGAGCATTCGATGAGCAGGGCGACGTCCAGCAACTCTTCGTGGCCGCGCTTATGCTGCGATTTGGCATTGAAGCGCGCCTGTTCGAGTACATCTATGCCGAGTTGCCAACAGACACCCGTGACGATGACATCAAGAAGATCTCGGACTTCGCCGCGACGAGACTCCTAGCTCGCCTCGTCGAATTGAACCCACGAACCACCAAGCAGACGACGCACGTGTTCCGTCGAGCCGATGGTGGACAGGCGTTCGGCTTTCGCTACACACCTGTGACGAAGAGCCTTGCCGCAATTCACGGTCGCCTTGGTGGGCTTCTCCATTTCAACTACTTCAGGAAGAACTCTGAATGGTACGTCGACCAGCGGCCAGCCGCCGCCAGCGGCAACACTATCCTGACCAGTCGCGATCTCATCGCGCAAGGAATCGAGGAACTCGCGCAAGCTACCTCTGGGACACTCCTCAACAACCCGACATTTGCACGAGAAGTCGCCGCTTTGAGGGAAGACTTGCAGGAACTCTCTACGCAGAACGGAGAAGTGTAACGCGCCAGTTGCTTAACAAGCCGCTGCTGCCGACGAACGCAGGTGCATTTGGTAGCGGCCGCTCCGCGGCCGCATTCTATTAGAGCGTTCGCAGCAGAACGCCGAGTCGTTATACCGATTCAACATGACCTTTCCGCATCCCGATGATTTGGTTGGCATTCTCGCGGACGTGAAGCTTCTCGCGAAACGGTACCTTGCACTCACAGGGCGCCCTCTCGGCGTTACTGGGGAGATCGCGGAATTCGAAGCCGTCCGGTTGCTAGGCTTGGAGCTCGCGCCCGTGCGCCAATCGGGATGGGATGCGCTCGACCGCGCCACCGGCATTCGGTATCAAATAAAAGGTCGCGTTCTCAAGCCTGATGCCGGACCCGGGCAACGCCTCGGTTCCCTTACCGCCGCAAAAGAGTGGGACGCGGTGCTCCTCGTGATCCTCGATGAGAACTACGAGGCTCAGGTCATTTGGGAGGCAGCGCGAGACGCTACGCTGGCACGACTCGAGCGTCCTGGATCGAGAGCCCGCTCCGAACGTGGACAGCTTGGAGTTCAGGAACTCATCCGCGTCTCGAAGCTGCGGTGGGGCACTCCCTCATCCACGCGACGTCGGCCACTCGTGTCAAATGCCGCGGAGCTGCGATCGGACGGTGCGGTGCGCTACAAGTTCTCGCGTCTCGGATTCAAGGCTGACATCATCGAGCCGCTTCCTGACGACGGAGTCTTCGAAGTTGAGACTCCCAGAGGTCTCTTCCGGATGACGAAGCGAGATTTCGCGGTTGTCTTCGCCGCCGTACGCGCCTCCAAGAGCTACCAGGAAGGTCGTCTGTATCATTTTCCGCAGGTGCCGAAGCGCGCTGAGCGGTTCAGGGTGTAAGTGTCAACGCGCAACGGCATTACAGGTCCATGCGCGCTGATGAGCGCGGGTGTCTTCGGTAGCGGAGGCTGTGCGGCCGCGTTCTATTTGAGCGTTCGCAGCAGAACGCCATGCGTTAGGCAGTATCGGCATCTCCTCCCTTGACTCCAGATTCCCATGAGTGCAAGTGCGTTTGGCCATCGTGCGATCAACCGACCGGACGGAAGCACTGCAGAAGCCTGGTTCGGCTACACGTGCGGACATTGCGGAAACAAGGTCTCAGGTGCCGTTCTCGCATGGGTGGGCAAGTCGCCTGGGGGTGTCATCCGCTGGCTTCAATGCTCCCAGTGCCACGACGCCTCCGTACAAGCAGACTCCGGCGAGGTTTATCCCGGAGTGGCCTTCGGTCCCAGTGTGGAAGGGCTCCCGCCAGACGTTGAACGGGCGTACGAAGAGGCTCGCCGTTGCATGTCTGTCAGCGCGCTCACGGCAACCGAGATTCTTTGCCGGAAGATTCTCATGCACGTCGCAGTCGATAAGGGAGCCGAGCAAGGCGCCACCTTCGCTTCCTACATCGACCATCTCATCGACGAGGGATACGTCACGCCTCCCATGAAGGAGTGGGTGAATCTTATCAAGAAGCACGGCAACGACTCGAACCACCGACTCGAAGCGCCTGACCGTGGACGAGCCGAAGGCACCATTTACTTCACGGCGCAGCTGCTGCGAACGGTGTACGAAATGGCGCACCTTGCGACACGTTTCGGCGCTGGGCTGAACGCAAATCCTGCGGTCGGTGAGGCCTAACCCATGTTGGTACCGACGGCGGTAGCTAAAGCAGCGGGCACGGCGGCAGCCAGACGGCATCCGTCATCAAGATGTGAATGACAACTCCTGACCATCAGTTGCTCGCCCCAGCCTACTTCGAAGCGTCGGCGCCCGACTTTCTTGCAAAGTCGGACAATGAGGTGCTCGGGGAGATGGCAAGGAGTTCTGCGTTCCCGCTTACAACTGAAGCCATCGGCGCATGGTCGGCCCAGTTGCCAATCATTCGCGAGGCCGTCGCCGGCCTTGAAGGCGTGGTCTTTCTTGAGTTCGACATCCCACGCCTTGGGAGTCGAGTGGACTGCGTCCTTGTCTCCGGAGCAGCGGTCATCCCGATGGAGTTCAAGGTTGGCGCCCGGCACTATAATCGAGAGGATTACAACCAATCGTGGGACTACGGCCTAGACCTCAAGAACTTCCATCGGGCAAGCCATAGCGCCGCGATCTTCCCGATTCTCATCTGCACGGCAGCTACGACCAGCGACAGCAGATGGCGGGAGCCGCACCGAGACGACGTGTACCCGCCGGCAAAGTGCAACGCTTCCGGCGTTCGCGCTCTTGTGCAGCAGGCAGTAGCCCTCGCCACGGGCGCAGCGATCGATGGCCCAGCCTGGGGTAGATCACCCTATCAGCCGACTCCAACCATTGTTGAGGCCGCCCAAGCTCTCTACGCGAGACATTCGGTCGAAGCTATCGCGCGGCACGACGCGGGAGCTCAAAACCTGAGTGTCACGTCGTTCCGGGTGGAACAGATCGTTGACGACGCAGCCCAACGAGGGCGCAAGGCCATCGTCTTTGTCACGGGTGTACCGGGCGCTGGTAAGACACTCGTCGGGCTCAATGTCGCCACAAGGCGTCGCGATCGGCTAAATCAGACTCACGCAGTCTTTCTTTCCGGCAATGTGCCACTCGTACGCGTGCTGCGAGAAGCACTGGTACGAGATGAGCACACGCGGCAAGCCGCAACGCGCGCCAAGCCCGATCGAGAGCGCAAGGGAGCGATTGCGAATCGCGTCGAGCAGTTCATCCAAAGCGTGCACCACTGGCGAGACGACGGACTGCGGAATTCCGGCGCCCCCGACGATCACGTCGTCATCTTCGATGAGGCACAGCGTGCATGGGATCGACAGAAGACGGCGGACTTCATGCGCCGCAAACGCGGACTCCATGACTTCTCACAGTCCGAGCCCGAGTTCCTGCTGAACTATATGAACCGTCGACAAGATTGGGCGGTAGTAATCTGCCTAGTCGGCGGTGGGCAAGAGATCTACGATGGCGAGGCAGGGATCGGCGGCTGGCTCGATGCCGTTGCTGAGCATTTTGCTGGCTGGGATGTGTACATCTCACCATCCCTCGCCGACTCTGAATACACCGCGGAGTCAGCAATCGCAAATGTGTCAAGCAGAGCCGCTGTGAATCGTGAGACTGATCTTCACCTAAAGACGTCAATGCGCTCGTTTCGCGCCGAGAACGTTTCAGCGTTCGTGCGCCAGACACTTGATCTCGAGCTAAGCCAAGCGGCTGAGTCGCTGCGCCAAATGGATCGATATCCATTGGCGCTCACGCGCGATCTGGCGGCAGCCAAGTCCTGGATACGTGCCAACGCGCGAGGGTCCGAACGGTTCGGACTAGTGGCGTCATCATCGGCCAAGCGACTGAAGCCGTACGCAGTTGATGTGCGGGTTGAAGTCGATCCGGTGCATTGGTTCCTGAACGACGCCACGGACACACGCTCGAGTTTCTACCTGGAAGATGCAGCCACTGAGTTTCAGGTACAGGGACTCGAACTTGATTGGATCTGCATGAACTGGGACGCCGATCTGCGGCGACATGGCGACGGATGGAACTTCAACGAATTCCGCGTAGATGGCTGGCGGAAGATCCGACAAGAACGCCGGCAGAGATACCTACTCAATGCGTACCGCGTTCTTCTCACGCGGGCCCGGCAAGGCATGGTGATCTTCGTGCCCGAAGGGTCGAAGGATGATCCGACGCGGCGCGCTGAGTACTATGATGAGACGTACTCGTATCTGGCCAAGTTGGGTATTGCGCAGGTCTGAGGCACCCGCTTCTTCGGTGCCAATTTGATGGTGTGTCTCACAGCCCGCGTGAACTGTGAAAGCATACGTTGCGGTTACTGACGGGGACTGGTTTCGGTTTCTGAGTGAACAGCCAGGAATCGATGAGGTCAACTTCTGGCAGCCTGGTGGTGGACGAGGCTTTAATGTCCTGACACTGGGCGCTCCCCTGCTGTTCAAGCTTCACGCGCCAAACAACTTCATCGCTGGTGGAGGGTTCTTCGCGTCTTTCTCGCGGCTACCGATCAGCATCGTCTGGGAGAC
It contains:
- a CDS encoding DUF4145 domain-containing protein produces the protein MSASAFGHRAINRPDGSTAEAWFGYTCGHCGNKVSGAVLAWVGKSPGGVIRWLQCSQCHDASVQADSGEVYPGVAFGPSVEGLPPDVERAYEEARRCMSVSALTATEILCRKILMHVAVDKGAEQGATFASYIDHLIDEGYVTPPMKEWVNLIKKHGNDSNHRLEAPDRGRAEGTIYFTAQLLRTVYEMAHLATRFGAGLNANPAVGEA
- a CDS encoding DUF2075 domain-containing protein, which produces MTTPDHQLLAPAYFEASAPDFLAKSDNEVLGEMARSSAFPLTTEAIGAWSAQLPIIREAVAGLEGVVFLEFDIPRLGSRVDCVLVSGAAVIPMEFKVGARHYNREDYNQSWDYGLDLKNFHRASHSAAIFPILICTAATTSDSRWREPHRDDVYPPAKCNASGVRALVQQAVALATGAAIDGPAWGRSPYQPTPTIVEAAQALYARHSVEAIARHDAGAQNLSVTSFRVEQIVDDAAQRGRKAIVFVTGVPGAGKTLVGLNVATRRRDRLNQTHAVFLSGNVPLVRVLREALVRDEHTRQAATRAKPDRERKGAIANRVEQFIQSVHHWRDDGLRNSGAPDDHVVIFDEAQRAWDRQKTADFMRRKRGLHDFSQSEPEFLLNYMNRRQDWAVVICLVGGGQEIYDGEAGIGGWLDAVAEHFAGWDVYISPSLADSEYTAESAIANVSSRAAVNRETDLHLKTSMRSFRAENVSAFVRQTLDLELSQAAESLRQMDRYPLALTRDLAAAKSWIRANARGSERFGLVASSSAKRLKPYAVDVRVEVDPVHWFLNDATDTRSSFYLEDAATEFQVQGLELDWICMNWDADLRRHGDGWNFNEFRVDGWRKIRQERRQRYLLNAYRVLLTRARQGMVIFVPEGSKDDPTRRAEYYDETYSYLAKLGIAQV